One Phycisphaera mikurensis NBRC 102666 DNA window includes the following coding sequences:
- a CDS encoding autotransporter family protein: protein MPIPTPPRPRFSTAALLAAASALHAGVLTPEASGQVEVTTLADSGTGSLREALGSTPAGGTITFAAGLDGSIDLSSELSVGRGVTIDGSGANRSITIDGGGDDFLFLVNAGSSDEVRLKDLTLRNGLASGGAGGDGAGAGGGGGGGLGAGGAIFGESGVIILDNTLVEDNAARGGNGGNGGDGTGGSNTGGTPGDGSGDFDGGAGGAASAPGGDGEFGSGGGGGGASAGAGGAGAGEAGGGADGQAVRGGGGGGGSGLGGGVFLTQDARLVLAGDGSRFGTNTVTEGQGGNPPGQAGASDGQDGGARGESVATIGTSVVELRPAAGERLIVDTDGFASVDGTGSGSSVGLGLQEGLTFRKTGLGSLALEGTGIGGGVGAVAGDFDYDLDVDEGSFNPGGFDRVGTTVVGGDFSNGNDGVLDIEFGADGVDRIDVGGDIRLNGDVNFIEVSPGVTPDTPLTFLQTTDGGTLSDDFDAVRTTLLTDSRILAADVTYRADGADVTFAALDEVVDFAGDDPLRNREKVGELLNDVAGGERGDASTRLALQPAFDALLDADDLGRAVLSQANTTASAALAAVPQNQLLASGVALARLNQGGATLERRNRRLASANASRLLAQLDPADVEPTPYPVSGPQTPVPVFPENDPAAYEATAATLSEAEADFAPLDGGPALFAEALGVFSDVEEDNAAPGQDSQTYGVAFGGDWALEDWNAVGGVYLAFTETETGVDGLGDDFKTDAFQVGLYGAKRFDDHLVVNGTASAGFLEFESERPTPLGTAEADADGFVVGATVEALYDLPLGDRFIVSPLVGVETYFVDRDGYAESGAGALNLDVDDSSGEFLTSVVGAQLATAVDLEALGDLRLSPLLRVGWSHQHLDREGTTTSAFAAAPGESFTTRSSARDRDALRLGAALELGPAGSDDWAVYARYTGDIAANGDSHTLRAGLRISF, encoded by the coding sequence ATGCCGATCCCGACCCCGCCACGCCCCCGCTTCTCCACCGCTGCGCTCCTCGCCGCCGCCTCTGCGCTCCACGCGGGCGTGCTCACCCCCGAGGCCAGCGGCCAGGTCGAGGTCACCACCCTCGCCGACAGCGGGACCGGCTCGCTGCGGGAGGCGCTCGGGAGCACGCCCGCCGGCGGCACCATCACCTTCGCCGCCGGCCTCGACGGGTCCATCGACCTCAGCAGCGAGCTGAGCGTGGGCCGCGGCGTCACCATCGACGGCTCCGGGGCGAACCGCTCGATCACCATCGACGGCGGCGGGGACGACTTCCTCTTCCTCGTGAACGCGGGCTCCAGCGATGAGGTCCGCCTCAAGGATTTGACGCTGCGCAACGGCCTCGCGTCCGGCGGTGCCGGCGGGGATGGCGCCGGCGCGGGCGGCGGCGGCGGCGGCGGGCTCGGAGCCGGCGGGGCGATCTTCGGGGAGAGCGGCGTCATCATCCTCGACAACACCCTCGTCGAGGACAACGCGGCCCGGGGCGGCAACGGCGGCAACGGCGGCGACGGCACCGGGGGCAGCAACACCGGCGGCACCCCCGGCGACGGCAGCGGCGACTTCGACGGCGGCGCCGGCGGCGCCGCCTCGGCACCGGGTGGCGACGGCGAGTTCGGCTCGGGCGGCGGCGGCGGCGGCGCTTCCGCCGGCGCCGGCGGCGCGGGCGCGGGCGAGGCCGGCGGCGGTGCCGACGGCCAGGCGGTGCGGGGCGGCGGCGGCGGCGGCGGCTCGGGCCTCGGCGGCGGCGTGTTCCTGACCCAAGACGCCCGGCTCGTGCTCGCCGGCGACGGATCACGCTTCGGCACCAACACCGTCACCGAGGGCCAGGGCGGCAACCCGCCCGGGCAGGCGGGCGCCAGCGACGGCCAGGACGGCGGCGCCCGCGGCGAGTCGGTCGCCACGATCGGCACCAGCGTCGTCGAGCTCCGGCCCGCCGCCGGCGAGCGGCTGATCGTCGACACCGACGGCTTCGCCAGCGTCGACGGCACCGGCAGCGGCTCGTCGGTGGGGCTGGGCCTGCAGGAGGGGCTGACCTTCCGCAAGACCGGCCTGGGCTCCCTCGCCCTGGAGGGCACGGGCATCGGCGGGGGCGTCGGTGCCGTCGCCGGCGACTTCGATTACGACCTCGACGTCGACGAGGGCAGCTTCAACCCCGGCGGCTTCGACCGCGTGGGCACCACCGTCGTCGGCGGGGACTTCAGCAACGGCAACGACGGCGTCCTCGACATCGAGTTCGGGGCGGACGGCGTCGACCGCATCGACGTCGGCGGCGACATCCGCCTCAACGGCGACGTCAACTTCATCGAGGTCAGCCCCGGCGTCACCCCCGACACCCCGCTGACCTTCCTGCAGACGACCGACGGCGGGACCCTCAGCGACGACTTCGACGCCGTCCGCACCACGCTGCTGACCGACTCGCGCATCCTCGCCGCCGACGTGACCTACCGCGCCGACGGGGCCGACGTGACCTTCGCGGCGCTGGACGAGGTGGTCGACTTCGCCGGCGACGACCCGCTGCGCAACCGCGAGAAGGTCGGCGAGCTGCTCAACGACGTCGCCGGCGGCGAGCGGGGCGACGCCTCGACGCGGCTGGCGCTCCAGCCCGCCTTCGACGCCCTGCTCGACGCCGACGACCTCGGTCGCGCGGTGCTCAGCCAGGCCAACACCACCGCCTCGGCCGCGCTCGCGGCGGTCCCGCAGAACCAGCTGCTCGCCTCCGGCGTGGCGCTCGCCCGGCTGAACCAGGGCGGAGCGACCTTGGAGCGGCGGAACCGCCGCCTCGCGTCGGCCAACGCCTCCCGCCTGCTCGCGCAGCTGGACCCCGCCGACGTCGAGCCCACGCCCTACCCGGTCAGCGGACCGCAGACGCCGGTGCCGGTCTTCCCCGAGAACGACCCCGCCGCCTACGAGGCCACCGCCGCGACCCTCTCGGAAGCCGAAGCGGACTTCGCCCCGCTCGACGGCGGCCCCGCCCTCTTCGCCGAGGCGCTGGGCGTCTTCAGCGACGTCGAGGAGGACAACGCGGCGCCCGGGCAGGACTCGCAGACCTACGGCGTCGCCTTCGGCGGCGACTGGGCGCTGGAGGACTGGAACGCCGTGGGCGGCGTCTACCTCGCCTTCACCGAGACCGAGACCGGCGTCGACGGCCTCGGGGACGACTTCAAGACCGACGCCTTCCAGGTCGGCCTCTACGGGGCGAAGCGCTTCGACGACCACCTCGTGGTGAACGGCACCGCCTCGGCGGGCTTCCTCGAGTTCGAGTCGGAGCGGCCGACGCCGCTGGGCACCGCCGAGGCCGACGCCGACGGCTTCGTCGTGGGCGCGACGGTGGAGGCGCTCTACGACCTGCCGCTGGGCGACCGCTTCATCGTCTCGCCGCTGGTCGGCGTCGAGACCTACTTCGTCGACCGGGACGGCTACGCCGAGTCCGGCGCCGGTGCGCTCAACCTCGACGTCGACGACTCCAGCGGCGAGTTCCTCACCAGCGTGGTCGGGGCGCAGCTCGCCACCGCCGTCGACCTGGAGGCGCTGGGCGACCTGCGGCTCTCGCCGCTGCTCCGCGTGGGCTGGTCGCACCAGCACCTCGACCGCGAGGGCACCACCACC
- a CDS encoding LamG domain-containing protein encodes MNRPTLPTFLAAALLGVSALAAEPGLADLPVPADAGEGMRWQLDERFTLGFDGGDKAAALGTGWTDAYINAWPGPGRGVFSSEHSRVHDGNLELLAQAVPGPKGKNLKLGVISTTEALSYPVFLEARMRVSPLVLSSNFWLLSEDDVQELDIIECYGTRGGAGGAGGSADIGGNRGDGEPGIAGSNYHMFERDPVSNDVIKDHGGDGHHHPPSDGVAYRDGFHTFGAYWRDPFHVEIYYDGERVRTLAGADINDFDGTGFSRPMRVILDLEEHDWRVKSGIDPSPRRLADPTQNRLWVDWIRVLRPVPAGG; translated from the coding sequence ATGAACCGCCCAACGCTCCCCACCTTCCTGGCCGCGGCCCTGCTGGGCGTCTCCGCCCTCGCCGCCGAGCCCGGCCTCGCCGACCTGCCCGTCCCCGCGGATGCCGGCGAGGGCATGCGCTGGCAGCTCGACGAGCGTTTCACGCTCGGCTTCGACGGGGGCGACAAAGCCGCTGCGCTGGGGACCGGCTGGACCGACGCGTACATCAACGCGTGGCCCGGGCCCGGCCGCGGCGTTTTCTCCTCCGAGCACAGCCGCGTGCACGACGGGAACCTCGAGCTGCTCGCCCAGGCGGTGCCCGGGCCCAAGGGCAAGAACCTGAAGCTCGGGGTCATCTCGACCACCGAGGCGCTGAGCTACCCGGTGTTCCTCGAGGCCCGGATGCGGGTCAGCCCGCTGGTCCTCTCGAGCAACTTCTGGCTGCTCAGCGAAGACGACGTCCAGGAGCTGGACATCATCGAGTGCTACGGCACGCGCGGCGGGGCCGGCGGGGCGGGCGGCTCGGCGGACATCGGCGGGAACCGGGGCGACGGCGAGCCGGGCATCGCCGGCTCCAACTACCACATGTTCGAGCGGGACCCGGTCAGCAACGACGTGATCAAGGACCACGGGGGCGATGGCCACCACCACCCGCCCTCCGACGGCGTCGCCTACCGCGACGGCTTCCACACCTTCGGCGCGTACTGGCGCGACCCCTTCCACGTCGAGATCTACTACGACGGCGAGCGGGTCCGCACGCTGGCGGGCGCCGACATCAACGACTTCGACGGCACCGGGTTCTCGCGCCCCATGCGCGTCATCCTCGACCTCGAGGAGCACGACTGGCGGGTGAAGAGCGGCATCGACCCGAGCCCCCGGCGGCTCGCCGACCCGACGCAGAACCGCCTCTGGGTCGACTGGATCCGCGTGCTCCGGCCGGTGCCCGCGGGCGGCTGA
- a CDS encoding ABC transporter ATP-binding protein — MISAASLTKKFGPVTAVDGLCLEVAAGEVVGFLGPNGAGKTTTLRMLTGALPPTSGTATLGGFDVLTHPAEARRRLGYLPEGTPLYPEMRVSGYLHFVARLQGLSAAERKRRVDEVIDACGLAPVRRRTVARLSKGNRQRVGLASTLVHRPPVLVLDEPTSGLDPAQTVAVRQLLGGLGGEHTVLLSSHLLPEVQRMADRVLILAHGKLVASGTVAELTAAAGGAAAGSVRVRVELRGEPARVREVLRALDPAAEVEEAPGGGGWLSGVLAVPPLPATDAREAVAEACAAGGFRVRELRREEATLEAVFVRLTDPGAAP; from the coding sequence GTGATCTCCGCGGCGTCGCTCACGAAGAAGTTCGGCCCCGTGACGGCGGTCGACGGGCTCTGCCTGGAGGTTGCCGCGGGCGAGGTCGTGGGCTTCCTGGGCCCCAACGGGGCGGGCAAGACCACGACGCTGCGGATGCTCACCGGCGCCCTGCCGCCGACCTCGGGCACGGCGACCCTCGGCGGCTTCGACGTGCTGACGCACCCCGCCGAGGCCCGGCGGCGGCTGGGCTACCTGCCCGAGGGCACGCCGCTGTACCCGGAGATGCGGGTGAGCGGCTACCTGCACTTCGTCGCGCGTCTGCAGGGTCTCTCGGCGGCCGAGCGGAAGCGGCGGGTGGACGAGGTGATCGACGCGTGCGGGCTGGCGCCGGTGCGGCGGCGGACGGTCGCGCGGCTGAGCAAGGGCAACCGGCAGCGGGTCGGGCTGGCCTCCACGCTGGTCCACCGCCCGCCGGTGCTGGTGCTCGACGAGCCGACCAGCGGGCTGGACCCGGCGCAGACCGTGGCCGTCCGCCAGCTGCTCGGCGGCCTCGGCGGCGAGCACACGGTGCTGCTGTCCTCGCACCTGCTGCCCGAGGTGCAGCGCATGGCCGACCGCGTGCTGATCCTGGCGCACGGGAAGCTGGTGGCGAGCGGGACGGTGGCGGAACTGACGGCCGCGGCGGGGGGAGCGGCGGCGGGTTCGGTCCGGGTGCGGGTGGAGCTGCGGGGCGAGCCGGCGCGCGTGCGGGAGGTCCTGCGGGCGCTGGACCCGGCGGCGGAGGTGGAGGAGGCGCCCGGGGGGGGCGGCTGGCTGAGCGGCGTGCTCGCCGTCCCGCCGCTGCCGGCGACGGACGCCCGGGAAGCCGTCGCCGAAGCCTGCGCGGCGGGGGGGTTCCGCGTCCGCGAGCTGCGCCGCGAAGAGGCGACGCTCGAAGCGGTCTTCGTCCGTCTCACCGACCCCGGCGCCGCCCCATGA
- a CDS encoding ABC transporter permease, translating into MIRWLLVTATLARRELASLFCSAVAYAVLAVFALATSLLFLADFQPGAAASLTPLFESVVWLLVFLAPALSMRLLSEEYARGTVERLATWPVSEAQVVVAKWAATVAFLAVLGTPLLAHAGVLEWFADPDPGPLFTGLAGLLAVASLYAAIGLAASAATASQAVAFLVAVLVICLLTFGLYFLADAGFVPPAVGAVMRAGNVNARFSGFARGLVDLQDAAYFAAGTTLALFAAVRLLESRRWA; encoded by the coding sequence ATGATCCGCTGGCTCCTCGTCACCGCCACGCTGGCCCGCCGCGAGCTGGCCTCGCTCTTCTGCTCGGCCGTCGCCTACGCGGTGCTGGCGGTCTTCGCCCTGGCCACGTCGCTGCTGTTCCTCGCGGACTTCCAGCCCGGGGCCGCCGCGTCGCTCACGCCGCTGTTCGAATCGGTCGTGTGGCTGCTGGTCTTCCTCGCGCCGGCCCTGTCGATGCGGCTGCTCAGCGAGGAGTACGCCCGCGGCACGGTGGAGCGGCTGGCGACCTGGCCGGTGAGCGAGGCGCAGGTGGTGGTGGCGAAGTGGGCGGCGACGGTGGCCTTTCTCGCGGTCCTCGGAACGCCGCTGCTCGCCCACGCCGGTGTCCTGGAGTGGTTCGCCGACCCCGACCCCGGGCCGCTGTTCACGGGGCTCGCCGGGCTGCTCGCGGTGGCTTCGCTTTATGCGGCGATCGGGCTCGCGGCCTCGGCCGCGACGGCGAGCCAGGCCGTGGCCTTCCTCGTCGCGGTGCTGGTGATCTGCTTGCTGACCTTCGGGCTGTACTTCCTCGCCGACGCCGGCTTCGTGCCGCCGGCGGTGGGCGCGGTGATGCGGGCGGGCAACGTCAACGCCCGGTTCAGCGGCTTCGCCCGCGGGCTGGTCGACCTGCAGGACGCCGCCTACTTCGCGGCCGGCACCACGCTGGCGCTGTTCGCGGCGGTGCGCCTCCTCGAGTCGCGGAGGTGGGCGTGA
- a CDS encoding motility-associated ABC transporter substrate-binding family protein has product MSGASPRPAGRTQRVRRVLYGGNAFVSVAAAVGVALGVVWFAGFVVQRASGPLASVVRLDLTENRRFSLSPRTLAVVGGLDEPVEAVRVGGDPGAADLLRRVARAAGGGRLEVSSVDPVREPAAWEQLLSRVQRLTGGGAVVEAARAAAEAARGVAAGYEEAAGLLAAAASEVQDREAAEKLRSDAATLLARAAGLRASVDAAVDGLEAPLPALARSREPLRVQVQSLLADQLPAMRRYLDARAGDRRAPAAARDAALRAGGVIEAAAGPLEAAAARLADTPVPRDQERALAALSGGAGVVVIRGERVRAFAAGPGDDPATLESRLVASLLNAELDEPPALVWVDSADAPALGQGGAFNAVAGRARDAGFEIAQLRLAPGPLRVQPFEPGRRIVWVVPPIATPDDRDGGPVARLARLLEDRLAAGDGVVLVPGFRNLGRYAAADPLAAVAAAGGIAVREGELVLALAAGEGEGAKPVASPRFEVSFGLDAPAAPAAAGDAGARIRDALGTGVAFLELPQPLELSGPAVPLLTLDRPGLWVEDEPLGSGELGGARPGAADARGPAAVAAAAALPSTGRLAVFGDGLMFRDAVLQRARRSVNADLFAVTCLWAAGLDDAVAAGPATGVGRVVPALGADTRRNLQLALAAGLPALALLAGLGVAWWRRG; this is encoded by the coding sequence GTGAGCGGCGCGAGCCCGAGGCCCGCCGGCCGCACGCAGCGGGTGCGCCGCGTCCTCTACGGGGGCAACGCTTTCGTCTCGGTCGCGGCGGCGGTGGGGGTCGCGCTGGGCGTGGTCTGGTTCGCGGGCTTCGTGGTGCAGCGGGCCAGCGGCCCTTTGGCGTCGGTGGTCCGCCTGGACCTCACCGAGAACCGCCGCTTCAGCCTGAGCCCGCGGACGCTGGCGGTGGTCGGCGGCCTCGACGAGCCGGTGGAGGCGGTGCGGGTGGGCGGCGACCCGGGCGCGGCCGACCTGCTGCGTCGCGTGGCGCGGGCTGCCGGCGGCGGCCGGCTGGAGGTCTCCTCGGTGGACCCGGTGCGGGAGCCGGCGGCTTGGGAGCAACTGCTCTCGAGGGTGCAGCGGCTCACCGGCGGCGGGGCGGTGGTGGAGGCGGCGCGTGCCGCGGCGGAGGCGGCGCGGGGCGTCGCCGCCGGCTATGAGGAGGCGGCCGGGCTGCTGGCGGCCGCGGCGTCGGAGGTCCAGGACCGGGAGGCCGCGGAGAAGCTGCGTTCCGACGCGGCGACGCTGCTGGCCCGCGCGGCGGGGCTGCGGGCCTCGGTCGACGCGGCGGTCGACGGGCTGGAGGCCCCGCTGCCGGCGCTGGCCCGCAGCCGCGAGCCGCTGCGGGTGCAGGTGCAGTCGCTGCTCGCGGACCAGCTCCCCGCGATGCGGCGTTACCTCGACGCGCGGGCCGGCGACCGGCGGGCGCCCGCGGCCGCCCGCGACGCGGCGCTGCGGGCGGGCGGGGTGATCGAGGCCGCCGCCGGGCCGCTGGAGGCCGCCGCCGCCCGCCTCGCCGACACGCCGGTGCCGCGCGACCAGGAGCGGGCGCTCGCCGCGCTCTCCGGCGGGGCCGGCGTCGTGGTGATCCGCGGCGAACGGGTCCGCGCCTTCGCGGCCGGGCCCGGCGACGACCCGGCCACGCTGGAGAGCCGCCTCGTCGCCTCGCTGCTGAACGCCGAGCTCGACGAGCCGCCGGCGCTGGTCTGGGTCGACTCCGCCGACGCGCCGGCGCTGGGGCAGGGCGGCGCCTTCAACGCCGTCGCCGGCCGGGCGCGCGACGCGGGCTTCGAGATCGCCCAGCTCCGGCTCGCGCCGGGACCGCTCCGCGTGCAGCCCTTCGAGCCGGGGCGGCGCATCGTGTGGGTCGTCCCGCCGATCGCCACGCCCGACGACCGGGACGGCGGCCCGGTGGCCCGGCTCGCCCGACTCCTGGAGGACCGGCTCGCCGCGGGCGACGGCGTCGTCCTGGTTCCGGGCTTCCGCAACCTCGGCCGGTACGCCGCGGCCGACCCGCTCGCGGCGGTGGCGGCGGCGGGCGGCATCGCGGTGCGGGAGGGCGAGCTGGTCCTCGCCCTCGCCGCGGGAGAGGGCGAGGGTGCGAAGCCGGTGGCGTCGCCCCGCTTCGAGGTCTCGTTCGGGCTCGACGCCCCGGCCGCCCCGGCCGCCGCCGGCGACGCCGGTGCGCGGATCCGCGACGCCCTGGGCACCGGCGTGGCCTTCCTCGAGCTGCCGCAGCCGCTGGAGCTGTCCGGCCCCGCCGTCCCGCTGCTCACGCTCGACCGGCCGGGCCTCTGGGTCGAGGACGAGCCGCTGGGCAGCGGTGAACTCGGCGGCGCCCGCCCGGGCGCGGCCGACGCCCGCGGGCCGGCGGCCGTCGCGGCGGCGGCGGCGTTGCCCTCCACGGGCCGCCTCGCGGTCTTCGGCGACGGCCTGATGTTCCGCGACGCCGTGCTGCAGCGGGCTCGCCGCTCGGTCAATGCCGACCTCTTCGCCGTCACCTGCCTCTGGGCCGCCGGGCTCGACGACGCCGTCGCCGCCGGCCCCGCCACCGGCGTCGGCCGCGTCGTGCCCGCCCTCGGGGCCGACACCCGCCGCAACCTCCAGCTCGCGCTCGCCGCCGGGCTGCCCGCGCTCGCTCTGCTCGCCGGGCTCGGGGTCGCGTGGTGGCGACGCGGCTGA
- the nusA gene encoding transcription termination factor NusA, translated as MNTSELLRLIDTIARDRNVDPELLFVDLEQAMVSAAKKHYHADEEEDFACKIDRNTGEINVWREQDPIDLSDMGRIPAQTAKQVMIQRFREDERDSVFEEFETRIGDLATGTAQRYEGGALIVQIGRAEGFMPRREQIPGEQHQPGERVRCLILDVRKETNQVKIVLSRAAPEMIRRLFEVEVPEVAERIIEIKEMAREPGARTKIAVQSLDSRVDAVGACVGVRGSRIRNIVDELGGEKIDIVRWHESSQVLIANALKPAEVVEISLCFELGRATVVVHEDQLSLAIGKRGQNVRLAARLTNWDVDILTPAEYTRSIDTMESCLTGLEGVEDDMTDRLAALGIISVMDVEEVGAEWLTEQLEMDPGLAAVMVAAASEKAKVVAVEQAADKTASEKKRKAISAMIAGGQDPKAAAEAWAAANPPKPKPGEPSDPAAAAEPLSHSVSHAGEGAIHATDEEAPAEGGHAAPDGGINPADAADAEGPVDPAERADVAGTEEAVAAGVAPSELDAGPPTGDVSNLADPDLNPLGGEPEDIEATEAIQQGGAAEMLADKTDPLQGVVMSDPDEMELPASSEASAEKP; from the coding sequence ATGAACACCTCCGAACTCCTCCGCCTGATCGACACCATCGCCCGCGATCGCAACGTCGATCCCGAGCTGCTCTTCGTCGACCTGGAGCAGGCGATGGTGTCCGCGGCGAAGAAGCACTACCACGCGGACGAGGAGGAGGACTTCGCCTGCAAGATCGACCGGAACACCGGCGAGATCAACGTCTGGCGCGAGCAGGACCCCATCGACCTCTCGGACATGGGCCGCATCCCCGCCCAGACGGCCAAGCAGGTGATGATCCAGCGCTTCCGCGAGGACGAGCGCGACAGCGTCTTCGAGGAGTTCGAGACCCGCATCGGCGACCTCGCCACCGGCACCGCCCAGCGCTACGAAGGCGGCGCCCTCATCGTGCAGATCGGCCGGGCCGAGGGCTTCATGCCCCGCCGCGAGCAGATCCCCGGCGAGCAGCATCAGCCCGGCGAGCGCGTCCGCTGCCTGATCCTGGACGTCCGCAAGGAGACCAACCAGGTCAAGATCGTGCTCTCCCGCGCCGCCCCGGAGATGATCCGGCGGCTCTTCGAGGTCGAGGTCCCCGAGGTGGCCGAGCGGATCATCGAGATCAAGGAGATGGCCCGCGAGCCCGGCGCCCGGACCAAGATCGCCGTGCAGAGCCTCGATTCCCGGGTCGACGCGGTCGGGGCCTGCGTGGGGGTTCGCGGCTCGCGCATCCGCAACATCGTCGACGAGCTCGGCGGCGAGAAGATCGACATCGTCCGCTGGCACGAGTCCTCGCAGGTGCTCATCGCCAACGCGCTGAAGCCCGCCGAGGTCGTCGAGATCTCGCTGTGCTTCGAGCTCGGCCGGGCGACCGTGGTCGTCCACGAGGACCAGCTCTCGCTGGCGATCGGCAAGCGGGGGCAGAACGTCCGGCTTGCCGCCCGGCTCACCAACTGGGACGTCGACATCCTGACGCCGGCGGAGTACACCCGGTCCATCGACACGATGGAGTCCTGCCTCACCGGCCTCGAGGGCGTCGAGGACGACATGACCGACCGGCTCGCCGCGTTGGGCATCATCTCGGTGATGGACGTGGAGGAGGTCGGGGCGGAGTGGCTGACCGAGCAGCTGGAGATGGACCCCGGCCTCGCTGCGGTCATGGTCGCCGCCGCTTCGGAGAAGGCGAAGGTGGTGGCCGTCGAGCAAGCCGCCGACAAGACCGCCAGCGAGAAGAAGCGCAAGGCCATCTCGGCGATGATCGCCGGCGGCCAGGATCCCAAGGCCGCGGCCGAGGCCTGGGCCGCGGCGAACCCGCCCAAGCCCAAGCCCGGCGAGCCGTCGGACCCGGCCGCCGCGGCGGAGCCGCTCTCTCACTCGGTCAGCCACGCCGGCGAGGGCGCCATCCACGCCACCGACGAGGAAGCGCCCGCCGAGGGCGGCCACGCCGCGCCCGACGGCGGCATCAACCCCGCGGACGCGGCGGATGCAGAGGGCCCGGTCGATCCCGCCGAGAGGGCCGACGTCGCCGGCACCGAGGAGGCCGTCGCCGCCGGCGTCGCGCCGTCCGAGCTGGACGCCGGGCCTCCGACCGGCGACGTCAGCAACCTCGCCGATCCCGACCTCAACCCGCTCGGCGGCGAGCCGGAGGACATCGAGGCGACCGAGGCGATCCAGCAGGGCGGTGCCGCGGAGATGCTCGCCGACAAGACCGACCCGCTGCAGGGCGTGGTCATGTCCGACCCCGACGAGATGGAGCTGCCGGCCAGCTCCGAGGCCTCCGCCGAGAAGCCCTGA